The Magnolia sinica isolate HGM2019 chromosome 9, MsV1, whole genome shotgun sequence genome contains a region encoding:
- the LOC131255310 gene encoding disease resistance protein RPM1-like produces MADSIVQFGLETLSALLSREASLITGVRNELGEIKLALERMQALLKNADKRKEGNEEVRTWVRQVRDSTYDVEDIIDEFMYRMDRPQGGFLLNIVHLPKNIYNKHCFTIRLQETKVKVHNLFDTGVGFGLNQIGEGTSSHDVSKMWQRDVQTSLSLEEDDIVGMKKELYLIVRWLVEEEQRRTVISVTGMGGVGKTTLVTKAYKNELVKKHFDCSACVSVSQTLRIDEVLRSIMKQFLEATKDVVPNDLATSDASDLRQMIKRHLESKRYLIVLDDIWSMNDWNQLSVMFPDYRCGSRLVVTTRDRNVAFAAGEGSRVCRLDQPLHPEEAWQLFCKKAFRNKPCPSELEKLARSIVKKCQALPLAIIAMGRLLSLTDENVFEWSQVYDKLSWHLNNNETLEPIKLILLLSFYYLPYRLKQCFLYCCMFPEDYLIHRKKLIRLWVAEGFVEDAGQVSMEEVAEEYLKELIHRNTLQLVEMNLSGRVRTCRMHDIVREVAFSLSDEEKFCITCDGKQTGQGSNVRRMSIYKSGETIQHSMSMSQLRSLLVFEGSTSFSSSLNTIASSSMLLRVLDLQGVPIESLPDELTNLFNLRFLNLKNTNVSELPKSLGRLQNLQTLNVKKTGIRRLPSGVVELQKLRHLTGYRHNMADPSTFEMVSSIQVPIGICNITSLQSLTNIEAKEGEIVRQIGNLTQLRTLGISKVRAINGAELCTSIAKLKYLVFLGVKAINEEETLQLEELSPDHLPLFQKLTLCGRLEKVPRWFRYLAHLTDLGLNWSKLREDLLSSLQALPNLVRLSLVKAYEGQQLCFHDGCDREGNIAKHPTANCVQMSRVEDASRRD; encoded by the exons ATGGCGGATAGTATTGTTCAATTCGGGTTAGAAACTCTAAGTGCCCTTCTATCTCGAGAAGCATCACTAATAACAGGAGTGCGCAATGAACTAGGAGAAATCAAGCTGGCACTCGAACGTATGCAAGCTTTGTTGAAGAAtgctgataaaagaaaagaaggcaaTGAAGAAGTGAGAACCTGGGTGAGGCAAGTAAGAGATTCCACATATGATGTAGAAGACATCATCGACGAGTTCATGTATCGCATGGATAGACCACAAGGAGGTTTTCTCCTTAACATCGTTCACCTCCCAAAGAATATCTACAACAAGCATTGCTTCACCATCCGACTCCAAGAAACCAAGGTTAAGGTTCATAACCTTTTCGATACAGGAGTTGGCTTCGGTCTCAATCAAATAGGAGAAGGAACAAGCTCTCATGATGTTAGCAAAATGTGGCAACGTGATGTACAAACTTCTCTTTCCTTAGAGGAAGATGACATTGTGGGGATGAAGAAAGAATTATATTTGATAGTCAGATGGTTGGTGGAGGAAGAACAACGACGCACGGTGATTTCAGTGACGGGTATGGGTGGGGTGGGCAAGACCACTCTTGTCACTAAAGCCTACAAGAACGAACTAGTAAAGAAGCACTTCGACTGCTCGGCATGTGTTTCAGTCTCACAGACTCTTAGAATCGATGAAGTACTGCGAAGCATCATGAAACAATTCCTTGAGGCCACAAAGGACGTTGTTCCAAATGACCTAGCCACCAGTGATGCTAGCGACTTAAGGCAGATGATTAAAAGACATCTCGAATCGAAAAGGTATCTGATTGTCTTGGATGATATCTGGAGTATGAATGATTGGAATCAACTAAGTGTCATGTTTCCAGACTACAGATGCGGAAGTAGGTTAGTAGTTACAACAAGAGACAGAAATGTGGCTTTTGCAGCCGGAGAGGGAAGCCGTGTCTGCCGGCTTGATCAGCCTCTACATCCAGAAGAGGCGTGGCAGCTATTCTGTAAGAAGGCATTTCGGAACAAACCCTGCCCTTCAGAGCTCGAGAAATTGGCTCGATCCATAGTAAAAAAATGTCAAGCTTTACCTCTTGCAATTATTGCGATGGGCAGACTCCTGTCATTGACAGATGAGAACGTGTTTGAATGGAGCCAAGTCTATGATAAACTAAGTTGGCACTTGAATAACAATGAAACGCTTGAACCAATAAAGCTCATCTTGTTGCTTAGCTTCTACTATCTGCCTTACCGCCTTAAGCAATGTTTCTTGTATTGTTGTATGTTTCCGGAAGATTATTTAATTCACCGCAAGAAGTTGATAAGGTTATGGGTGGCAGAGGGTTTCGTTGAAGATGCAGGTCAAGTTTCAATGGAAGAGGTGGCAGAGGAATACCTAAAGGAACTCATTCATCGTAACACACTTCAGCTTGTCGAGATGAATCTCTCTGGAAGGGTGAGAACTTGTCGAATGCATGATATTGTACGTGAAGTGGCCTTTTCCTTATCTGACGAAGAAAAGTTCTGCATCACATGCGATGGGAAGCAAACAGGGCAAGGGAGCAACGTACGGCGCATGTCAATCTACAAATCTGGAGAAACTATTCAACATAGCATGAGTATGTCACAGCTTCGCTCTCTTTTAGTGTTTGAAGGAAGCACATCTTTCTCATCTTCTCTAAATACCATAGCATCAAGTTCTATGTTATTGAGGGTCCTAGATTTACAGGGAGTTCCTATTGAAAGCTTACCAGATGAATTGACGAATCTATTCAATTTGCGGTTTCTTAACTTGAAGAATACTAATGTTAGCGAGCTTCCAAAATCCCTAGGAAGGTTGCAGAACCTGCAAACATTGAATGTTAAAAAAACAGGGATCAGGAGGCTACCGAGTGGGGTTGTGGAGCTACAGAAACTACGCCACTTAACCGGCTATCGACATAATATGGCAGATCCATCGACTTTCGAGATGGTGAGTAGCATCCAAGTTCCTATAGGAATATGTAATATAACAAGTTTACAAAGTCTAACAAATATCGAAGCAAAAGAAGGGGAAATTGTGAGACAAATTGGGAACTTAACCCAACTGAGAACACTTGGCATTTCCAAGGTTAGAGCAATCAACGGAGCTGAGTTGTGCACCTCCATCGCCAAGCTGAAATACCTTGTTTTCTTGGGTGTTAAGGCAATCAACGAAGAAGAAACACTTCAATTGGAAGAGCTCTCTCCTGATCATCTGCCACTTTTTCAGAAGCTTACCCTGTGTGGACGTTTGGAGAAGGTGCCTCGATGGTTTAGGTACCTTGCGCATCTCACCGATTTGGGGTTGAATTGGTCTAAGCTGAGAGAAGATCTGCTTTCATCACTGCAAGCATTGCCCAATCTGGTGCGCCTTTCTCTTGTGAAGGCCTATGAAGGGCAGCAGTTGTGTTTTCACGATGGATG TGATAGAGAAGGGAACATTGCCAAGCATCCAACAGCTAACTGTGTTCAGATGTCGAGAGTTGAAGACGCTTCCAGAAGGGATTGA